In Candidatus Zixiibacteriota bacterium, the genomic window TACCGGCGAGGATATCCTGATTGCCGCCTTTGTTTCGCTGGGGATAATGTTTATGGGAATATTCGGGTCGCCGATCGGTTTTCCCTTTCAGATTCCGTTTATACTGCTGGCAATGCTGACCTCGACAATACAGGCTCTGGTATTCACCATGCTCTCGACGATTTATTTCGTGATGGTTCTTCCCCACGAAGAGCATGAACATGGACATTAAAAATAATAAGATGCAATTATAGAAATCATAGTATTCAGGAGGAAACAATGGATTATCAAACTGCTTTATCATTTGCGCTTCCGATTGCGGTATCAATAGCGGCTATCGGTTCCGGTCTCGGTTTAGGCCGGGCGGTAGGTTCGGCGATGGAAGCAATGGGGCGTCAGCCGGAAGCGGCCGGCAAGATTCAGACCGGTATGATTATCGGCGCGGCGTTTATCGAAGCCTTGACGATTTACGCCCTGGTTGGTCTGCTTCTGCTGATGGGCAAGATCGGCTGAAAAGTAATAACTTTTTCACCGTCCGCGAGTCTGGAGACCGCTAAATGAACATAGAAATATCACAGGTAATAACGCATATAATCGGCTTTCTGATTACTGTCTGGCTCCTGAAACGATTTGCCTGGAAGCCGCTTCTTTCGATGATGGAAGAGCGGCGCCAGAAGATTAAAGACGAGTTTCAGAGAATCGAAGACGAAAAAGTCAGGGCGGCGCAATACAAAGCCGAGTATGAAGAAAAACTGAAGAATATAGAGACGGAACGACGGCAGAAGATAATCGAGGCGGTCAACGAAGCCAACAAAGTCGCCTCGGAAATCAAAGCCGGCGCGCAGGAAGAAGCTCACGCTTTGGTGACCCGCACGGCCGAGCAGCTGGAGCGGGATGTCGCTAAAGCCAAGGTGCAACTGAAAGAGGATATGATAAATATCACTCTGTCGGCGGCGGAGAAAATTCTGCGCGAGAAGCTCGATGAAAAGAAAGAGCGGCAGTTAATTGACCAGTTCATCGGAAATATCGAGAAGGCATAAAGAATGCTTGCCCAGCAGGTAGCCAAGAAATACGGCAATGCTCTCTTTGAGATCGCCCGCGAGAAAGGGCTGATAGAGCAGGCCTGGGAGCAATTCAATTCCCTGGCTGATTATCTCAGAAAAGACTCTACCTTTCTCGATTTTATGTCGGCTCCGCAGATTCCTGATGCCGACAAACTGGCGCTGGTGGAGAAGATATTCAAGCCCCGGCTGGACCGGCCGTTCTATAATTTCCTGCTGGTTCTGGTCGATAAGCGGCGCATTATTTATCTCGTCGAAATCGTGGAAGAGTTTGACCGCCTGGTGCGCCAGCATAAAGGGATTGCCCGGGCCGTCTGCATTACCACGGTGCCTATCAACGATGAGGAGCGACGTCGCTTAATCGAAAAATTGAGCCAGAAGACCAATCTTAAGATTGAGTTGGAAGAGAAAATCGACAGGGCGATTGTCGGCGGGACAGTGGTGATATTGCAGAATCAGATTATGGACGGCTCTATTCGGTACGCCCTGAGTCTTCTGCGCAACCGTCTGATGAAAGTCAAAGTGCATTGATTATAGAATTTGTAAGGTGATTGAACACCGTTATAAGAAATATCTGGAAATAGTATCCTTAGAGGTGAAAGCATGGGTTTAAATCCTGAAGAAGTCTCATCTATAATAAAGAAAGAAGTCTCCAGTTACGAGACCAAACTGCAAATGGAGTCGGTCGGGACGGTGCTTCAGGTCGGCGACGGTATCGCCCGCATCTGGGGATTGGAAGACGTTATGATGTCGGAGCTGATTCTGTTTCCCAACGACATTATGGGCATGGTGCTCAACCTCGAAGAGGACAGTGTCGGCGCCGCCATATTCGGTTCCGTATCCGACATTAAAGAAGGAGACACGGTTCGCCGCACCGGACGCGTAGCCTCGGTGCCGGTCGGCGACGCTCTAGTGGGAAGGGTGGTCAATCCGCTGGGGCAGCCGCTGGACGGCAAAGGACCGATTGTTACCGACAAATTCCGGGTTCTGGAGGGGAATGCTCCCAACGTAGTGCAGCGCCAGCCGGTAAAAGAGCCGGTTCAGACCGGTCTCAAGGCGATTGACTCGATGATACCAATCGGTCGCGGTCAGCGCGAACTCATTATCGGCGACCGTCAGACCGGAAAGACTGCGCTTGCTCTCGACACCATAATTAACCAGAAAGATACGGACCTTTATTGTATTTATGTCGCCATTGGACAGAAATCCTCCACCGTCGCCAAAGTGGTGAAGACGCTGGAAGATTTCGGCGCTATGAAATATACCACCGTTGTCGCCGCCAACGCCTCGGACCCGGCGCCGATGCAGTTTATCGCGCCGTACGCCGGTTGCACCATGGGCGAAGAATTCTTGCATACCAAAAGACATGTGGTGGTGATTTATGACGACCTTTCCAAACATGCCCAGGCGTATCGGCAGCTGTCGCTTCTTCTGAGACGCCCCCCGGGACGGGAAGCCTATCCGGGAGATA contains:
- the atpA gene encoding F0F1 ATP synthase subunit alpha is translated as MGLNPEEVSSIIKKEVSSYETKLQMESVGTVLQVGDGIARIWGLEDVMMSELILFPNDIMGMVLNLEEDSVGAAIFGSVSDIKEGDTVRRTGRVASVPVGDALVGRVVNPLGQPLDGKGPIVTDKFRVLEGNAPNVVQRQPVKEPVQTGLKAIDSMIPIGRGQRELIIGDRQTGKTALALDTIINQKDTDLYCIYVAIGQKSSTVAKVVKTLEDFGAMKYTTVVAANASDPAPMQFIAPYAGCTMGEEFLHTKRHVVVIYDDLSKHAQAYRQLSLLLRRPPGREAYPGDIFYLHSRLLERAAKLKDDLGGGSLTALPIIETQAGDVSAYIPTNVISITDGQIFLESDLFYSGIRPAINVGISVSRVGGNAQTKAMKKVAGSLRLDLAQYRELAAFAQFGSDLDEATQKQLTRGERMVEILKQKQYVPMSLAKQVLIIWAGVNGYLDSLPVSQVAAFEEGFFEFCSKNFP
- the atpF gene encoding F0F1 ATP synthase subunit B, giving the protein MNIEISQVITHIIGFLITVWLLKRFAWKPLLSMMEERRQKIKDEFQRIEDEKVRAAQYKAEYEEKLKNIETERRQKIIEAVNEANKVASEIKAGAQEEAHALVTRTAEQLERDVAKAKVQLKEDMINITLSAAEKILREKLDEKKERQLIDQFIGNIEKA
- the atpE gene encoding ATP synthase F0 subunit C, with translation MDYQTALSFALPIAVSIAAIGSGLGLGRAVGSAMEAMGRQPEAAGKIQTGMIIGAAFIEALTIYALVGLLLLMGKIG
- the atpH gene encoding ATP synthase F1 subunit delta, which gives rise to MLAQQVAKKYGNALFEIAREKGLIEQAWEQFNSLADYLRKDSTFLDFMSAPQIPDADKLALVEKIFKPRLDRPFYNFLLVLVDKRRIIYLVEIVEEFDRLVRQHKGIARAVCITTVPINDEERRRLIEKLSQKTNLKIELEEKIDRAIVGGTVVILQNQIMDGSIRYALSLLRNRLMKVKVH